The following proteins come from a genomic window of Acanthopagrus latus isolate v.2019 chromosome 5, fAcaLat1.1, whole genome shotgun sequence:
- the tubb2b gene encoding tubulin beta-2b chain — translation MREIVHLQAGQCGNQIGAKFWEVISDEHGIDPTGTYHGDSDLQLDRINVYYNEASGGKYVPRAVLVDLEPGTMDSVRSGPFGQVFRPDNFVFGQSGAGNNWAKGHYTEGAELVDSVLDVVRKEAESCDCLQGFQLTHSLGGGTGSGMGTLLISKIREEYPDRIMNTFSVVPSPKVSDTVVEPYNATLSVHQLVENTDETYCIDNEALYDICFRTLKLTTPSYGDLNHLVSATMSGVTTCLRFPGQLNADLRKLAVNMVPFPRLHFFMPGFAPLTSRGSQQYRSLTVPELTQQMFDAKNMMAACDPRHGRYLTVAAIFRGRMSMKEVDEQMLNVQNKNSSYFVEWIPNNVKTAVCDIPPRGLKMAATFIGNSTAIQELFKRISEQFTAMFRRKAFLHWYTGEGMDEMEFTEAESNMNDLVSEYQQYQDATAEEEGEFEEEGEEELA, via the exons atgagggaAATTGTGCATCTTCAGGCCGGGCAGTGCGGAAACCAGATTGGTGCCAAG ttttgggAGGTGATCAGTGATGAGCACGGCATTGACCCAACTGGCACATACCATGGTGACAGTGACCTGCAGCTGGACAGGATCAATGTCTACTACAATGAAGCCTCGG gtggTAAATATGTCCCCCGTGCAGTGCTGGTTGATCTGGAGCCAGGCACCATGGACTCTGTGAGGTCTGGACCTTTTGGCCAGGTCTTCAGACCAGACAACTTTGTATTTG GCCAGAGTGGTGCTGGCAACAACTGGGCAAAGGGTCACTACACTGAGGGTGCAGAGCTGGTGGACTCTGTCCTGGATGTGGtgaggaaggaggcagagagctGCGACTGCCTGCAGGGTTTCCAGCTCACACACTCCCTGGGTGGTGGTACAGGCTCTGGTATGGGCACTTTGCTCATTAGTAAGATCCGTGAAGAGTACCCCGACCGCATCATGAACACATTCAGCGTGGTGCCTTCCCCAAAAGTATCCGACACAGTAGTTGAGCCCTACAATGCCACACTATCCGTTCACCAACttgtagaaaacacagatgagacCTACTGTATCGACAATGAGGCCCTTTACGACATCTGTTTCCGTACACTTAAGCTCACAACCCCTTCATACGGTGACCTGAACCACCTTGTGTCTGCTACCATGAGCGGTGTCACTACCTGCCTCAGGTTCCCCGGACAGCTCAATGCTGACCTGCGTAAGCTGGCTGTAAACATGGTGCCATTCCCCCGTCTGCACTTCTTCATGCCAGGCTTTGCTCCACTCACAAGCAGAGGCAGCCAGCAGTACAGATCACTCACTGTGCCAGAGCTCACTCAGCAGATGTTCGACGCAAAGAACATGATGGCTGCCTGTGATCCACGACACGGCCGCTACCTGACAGTGGCTGCAATCTTCCGTGGTCGCATGTCCATGAAGGAGGTGGATGAGCAGATGCTGAACgtgcagaacaaaaacagcagctacTTTGTTGAATGGATCCCCAACAATGTGAAGACCGCTGTCTGCGACATTCCTCCACGTGGCCTCAAGATGGCTGCCACCTTCATTGGTAACAGCACAGCCATCCAGGAGCTGTTCAAGCGCATCTCTGAGCAATTCACAGCTATGTTCAGGCGTAAAGCTTTCCTCCACTGGTACACCGGTGAGGGCATGGATGAGATGGAGTTCACTGAGGCAGAGAGCAACATGAATGACCTGGTGTCTGAGTACCAGCAGTACCAGGATGCCactgctgaggaggagggagaatttgaggaggagggtgaggaggagctGGCTTAA
- the bcl2l16 gene encoding BCL2 like 16 gives MCQSEVSEARLGLNSPDPLVREAFLMAHDYIDYVTTGGADGTMGPAPTACTAALRHAGDELLTRFPIFFRRWPRVFQDVKENTACTMLMSILDEHFFPPIPRGQHRDLAWSAVLSVYVLAGQMALHCHERGMLVVLPQLKECVGAYVERVICPQIRDKGGWSGFVSRFGEKQGLESQVKKVCCWTLLALAISILTYFLWKRIT, from the exons ATGTGCCAGTCTGAGGTGTCAGAGGCCAGACTGGGCCTGAACAGTCCTGACCCGCTGGTGAGAGAGGCTTTTCTGATGGCCCATGACTACATAGACTATGTAACCACAGGGGGGGCCGATGGCACCATGGGCCCAGCCCCTACAGCCTGCACTGCAGCCCTGCGCCACGCTGGAGACGAGCTCCTCACTCGCTTCCCCATTTTCTTCAGACGTTGGCCTCGCGTCTTTCAGGATGTGAAGGAGAACACAGCCTGCACCATGCTCATGAGCATCCTGGATGAGCACTTCTTTCCCCCCATCCCCAGGGGGCAGCACAGAGACCTGGCCTGGAGCGCAGTGCTGTCGGTGTATGTGCTGGCTGGCCAGATGGCACTTCATTGTCATGAGAGAGGCATGTTGGTGGTCCTGCCACAGCTGAAGGAGTGTGTGGGGGCTTATGTGGAGAGGGTCATCTGCCCTCAGATACGAGACAAGGGAGGATGG AGCGGTTTTGTGTCACGCTTTGGAGAGAAGCAGGGCTTGGAGAGTCAAGTGAAGAAAGTGTGCTGTTGGACACTGTTGGCATTGGCTATAAGCATCCTCACCTACTTCTTGTGGAAAAGAATTACTTAG
- the im:7150988 gene encoding Golgi-associated plant pathogenesis-related protein 1: MADASFQQEFLATHNDLRKKHNTPPMVLDDELTATAQKWADHLLAINTLKHSVTDDGENVFTMFSSASLTLTGKEVVESWYSEIKDYDWSSPGFNGKTGHFTQVVWKASTKLGVGMATDGKRAFVVGQYRPAGNMAVKDYFEKNVLPLA; encoded by the exons ATGGCAG ATGCAAGCTTTCAGCAGGAGTTCCTGGCAACCCATAATGATTTGagaaaaaagcacaacacacCACCAATGGTCCTTGATGATGAGCTGACTGCTACAGCTCAGAAATGGGCCGATCACCTGCTGGCCATAAACACGCTGAAGCACAGTGTAACTGATGATGGAGAGAACGTCTTCACTATGTTCAGCTCAGCATCCTTAACTCTTACAG ggAAAGAAGTTGTGGAGTCATGGTACAGTGAGATCAAGGATTATGACTGGAGCAGCCCTGGATTTAACGGCAAAACCG GTCATTTCACTCAGGTGGTGTGGAAAGCCAGCACTAAACTGGGCGTCGGCATGGCCACCGATGGCAAAAGGGCCTTTGTGGTGGGACAGTACCGGCCCGCTGGCAACATGGCAGTCAAGGACTACTTCGAGAAAAACGTCCTCCCATTAG CATAA